A single genomic interval of Bradyrhizobium sp. sBnM-33 harbors:
- a CDS encoding DUF1028 domain-containing protein: protein MTWSIIARDTSTGQTGIAVATRFFAVGARVPHIAPGVGGIATQALVNPYYGIDGVKLLREGRSPREVVDILLAADDGREARQLHVMDIKGRIAAHTGRECIDWCGHIQGDGFSLAGNMLTGAAVLDDAAKAFVANANLPFAQRLIVAMKAGEAAGGDKRGKQSAALLIHGEEEWSDLDLRVDDHTDPLAELERLEQVSRERWVHFRPFLPTRKNPAGITDRTVIDARIEAAAGKA from the coding sequence ATGACCTGGTCGATCATTGCCCGTGATACCTCAACCGGTCAGACCGGCATCGCTGTCGCGACCCGATTTTTCGCCGTCGGCGCGCGCGTGCCACATATCGCGCCCGGCGTCGGCGGCATCGCGACGCAGGCGTTGGTCAATCCCTATTACGGCATCGATGGTGTGAAGCTGTTGCGCGAAGGCCGCAGCCCCCGCGAGGTGGTCGACATTCTGCTCGCTGCCGACGATGGACGCGAGGCCCGCCAACTTCATGTCATGGATATCAAGGGCCGCATCGCAGCGCATACCGGCCGCGAATGCATCGACTGGTGTGGGCATATCCAGGGTGACGGCTTCTCCCTCGCTGGCAACATGCTGACGGGCGCCGCCGTGCTCGACGACGCGGCGAAGGCCTTTGTCGCCAATGCCAACCTGCCCTTTGCGCAACGGCTGATCGTAGCGATGAAGGCCGGCGAAGCGGCCGGCGGCGACAAGCGCGGCAAGCAATCGGCGGCGCTGTTGATCCATGGCGAGGAAGAATGGTCCGATCTCGACCTGCGTGTCGACGACCATACCGATCCATTGGCCGAACTTGAACGTCTCGAACAAGTGAGCCGCGAGCGCTGGGTGCATTTCCGCCCCTTCCTGCCGACGCGCAAAAATCCGGCCGGGATCACCGACCGCACGGTCATCGATGCCCGCATCGAGGCGGCGGCGGGCAAGGCATGA
- a CDS encoding gamma-glutamyltransferase family protein, protein MSNINPDPFTTRPEIEGTFGVVTSTHWIATAVGMSILEKGGNAFDAGVATAFTLQVVEPHLNGPGGDVPIIVHDIKRGRTEVICGQGPAPAKATIAHYKSEGLEMVPGTGLLAACVPGTFESWMLLLRDYGTMRLRDVLEPAIAYARDGYPLVERASATIQVVEQLFRKHWTTSAAVYLPNNEVPRPGTLFTNTQLSETYARILKEAESAGGDRVAQIERARKSWSQGFVAEAIDNFCRTQEVMDVSGSPHRGVLSADDMARWQPTVEAPLTYDYGRYTVCKPGVWSQGPVMLQQLALLKGFELDGLDPAGPDFIHLQIECAKLAFADREKFYGDPKFTDIPIATLLSDAYNDERRKLISRDKASLDFIPGSVEGFGSVVKLRRAEGHREAVGAMGAGEPTVGRFGEVRGDTVHFDIIDQAGNMVSATPSGGWLQSSPVIPELGFCLGSRAQMFWLEEDHPAALAPGKRPRTTLSPTMALRDGEPYMAWGSPGGDQQDQWTTQFFLRHVHAKLNLQEAIDAPAWHSEHFPISFWPRTARPGVLVLESRVPKATVDTLKSRDHVVEIGPDWSEGRLTAASKVGRRRRAAANPRGMQGYAAGR, encoded by the coding sequence ATGAGCAACATCAATCCCGATCCGTTCACCACAAGGCCGGAGATCGAAGGCACCTTTGGCGTCGTGACCTCGACCCACTGGATCGCGACCGCCGTCGGGATGAGCATTCTGGAAAAAGGCGGCAACGCATTCGATGCCGGCGTTGCCACCGCCTTCACGCTGCAGGTGGTGGAGCCGCACCTGAACGGCCCCGGAGGCGACGTGCCGATCATCGTGCATGATATCAAGCGCGGCCGCACCGAGGTGATCTGCGGTCAGGGTCCCGCGCCCGCGAAAGCCACCATCGCGCACTACAAGAGCGAAGGCCTGGAAATGGTGCCCGGCACCGGGCTGCTCGCCGCCTGCGTGCCCGGCACGTTCGAATCCTGGATGCTGCTCTTGCGCGATTACGGCACGATGCGGCTGCGCGATGTGCTGGAGCCGGCGATCGCCTACGCCCGCGACGGCTATCCGCTGGTCGAGCGCGCTTCCGCAACCATCCAGGTCGTCGAGCAGTTGTTCAGGAAGCACTGGACGACCTCGGCGGCGGTCTACCTGCCGAACAACGAAGTACCGAGACCGGGCACGCTGTTCACCAACACGCAGCTCTCCGAAACCTACGCCCGCATCCTTAAAGAGGCGGAAAGCGCAGGCGGCGATCGCGTCGCACAGATCGAGCGTGCGCGAAAGTCCTGGTCGCAGGGTTTCGTGGCGGAAGCGATCGACAACTTCTGCCGCACGCAGGAAGTGATGGACGTCAGCGGCTCACCGCACCGCGGAGTGCTTTCCGCCGACGACATGGCGCGCTGGCAGCCGACCGTCGAGGCGCCGCTCACCTACGACTATGGCCGCTACACCGTCTGCAAGCCCGGCGTCTGGAGCCAGGGGCCGGTGATGCTACAGCAGCTCGCGCTGCTAAAGGGCTTTGAGCTCGACGGCCTCGACCCTGCCGGGCCTGACTTCATCCATCTGCAGATCGAATGCGCAAAACTCGCCTTCGCCGATCGCGAGAAGTTTTATGGCGACCCGAAATTCACCGACATCCCGATCGCGACGCTCTTGTCGGACGCCTATAATGACGAACGCCGCAAGCTGATCTCAAGGGACAAGGCCTCGCTCGATTTCATCCCCGGCTCGGTCGAAGGCTTTGGCTCGGTCGTCAAGCTGCGCCGGGCGGAGGGCCATCGCGAGGCGGTCGGTGCGATGGGCGCGGGCGAGCCGACGGTCGGCCGGTTCGGCGAGGTGCGCGGCGACACCGTGCATTTCGACATCATCGACCAGGCCGGCAACATGGTCTCGGCCACGCCGTCCGGCGGCTGGCTGCAATCCTCGCCGGTCATTCCCGAACTCGGCTTCTGCCTCGGCAGCCGCGCGCAGATGTTCTGGCTGGAGGAAGATCACCCGGCAGCACTTGCGCCCGGCAAGCGCCCGCGCACCACCCTCTCGCCCACCATGGCGCTGCGCGACGGCGAGCCTTACATGGCCTGGGGCTCGCCCGGTGGCGACCAGCAGGATCAATGGACCACGCAGTTCTTCCTGCGACATGTCCACGCCAAGCTGAACCTGCAGGAAGCGATCGACGCACCGGCGTGGCACTCCGAACATTTCCCGATCTCGTTCTGGCCGCGTACCGCGCGCCCCGGCGTGCTCGTGCTCGAAAGCCGCGTGCCGAAGGCGACCGTCGACACGTTGAAGAGCCGCGACCATGTCGTCGAGATCGGTCCCGACTGGTCGGAAGGCCGCCTCACCGCAGCCTCCAAGGTCGGCCGCCGCCGCCGAGCCGCCGCCAACCCCAGGGGCATGCAGGGCTACGCGGCGGGCCGATAG
- a CDS encoding ABC transporter ATP-binding protein, producing the protein MSPPFVDVRNLRRVFDVSKPWLNRVLEGGHLEFLKAVDGVTFDIRKGETFALVGESGSGKTTVARMVVGLLPPTSGEVIIDGISMTNPRQAHARQRLRRRIQMIFQDPYASLNPRFRVDAIVSEPIRAFDLIQGERNIRLRVGELLNLVGLHPDDGLKYPHEFSGGQRQRIAIARALASDAEFIVCDEPTSALDVSVQAQILNLMRDLQDKFGLTYLLISHNLAVVRHMATRIGVMYLGRIVEIAEGRELFANPRMPYTKMLLGAVPDLAMSGRQRIPVKGEIPNPIDPPPGCAFNPRCPLAFDLCRRQAPALIDGVACHAVNHPVEATALV; encoded by the coding sequence ATGAGCCCGCCCTTTGTCGATGTGAGGAATTTGCGCCGCGTGTTCGACGTCTCAAAGCCGTGGCTCAACCGCGTGCTGGAAGGTGGCCATCTGGAATTCCTGAAGGCGGTCGACGGCGTGACGTTCGACATCCGAAAGGGCGAGACTTTTGCTCTCGTCGGGGAATCCGGCTCGGGCAAGACCACCGTGGCGCGGATGGTGGTGGGGTTGCTGCCGCCGACTTCGGGCGAAGTCATCATCGACGGCATCTCCATGACTAATCCCAGGCAGGCCCACGCACGGCAGCGGCTGCGCCGACGGATCCAGATGATTTTTCAGGATCCCTACGCGAGCCTCAATCCCCGCTTCCGGGTCGACGCCATCGTCTCCGAGCCGATCCGCGCCTTCGACTTGATCCAGGGCGAGCGCAATATCCGCCTGCGCGTCGGCGAATTGTTGAATCTCGTGGGCCTTCATCCCGATGACGGGCTAAAATATCCGCATGAATTCTCCGGCGGCCAGCGCCAGCGCATCGCGATTGCGCGCGCGCTGGCGTCAGATGCCGAGTTCATTGTTTGCGACGAGCCGACCTCGGCGCTCGATGTCTCCGTGCAGGCGCAGATCCTCAATCTGATGCGCGACCTGCAGGACAAATTCGGCCTGACCTATCTCCTCATCAGCCATAACCTCGCCGTGGTCCGCCACATGGCGACGCGCATCGGCGTGATGTATCTCGGTCGTATTGTTGAAATCGCCGAGGGCCGCGAATTGTTCGCCAATCCGCGGATGCCCTACACCAAAATGCTGCTCGGCGCTGTTCCTGATCTCGCGATGTCCGGCCGGCAACGTATTCCGGTCAAGGGCGAGATCCCAAATCCGATCGATCCGCCGCCCGGCTGCGCCTTCAACCCGCGTTGCCCGCTCGCGTTCGATCTGTGCCGGCGGCAAGCGCCCGCTTTGATCGATGGGGTTGCCTGCCATGCTGTCAACCATCCGGTTGAGGCCACCGCCTTGGTATGA
- a CDS encoding ABC transporter ATP-binding protein: MTVPVLSVRNLEVEFLTRRSTLRAINGVSFDIAKGEVLGVVGESGAGKSVTGLAVIGLIDPPGRISGGEIYLSGTRIDHLPPEEIRRIRGKRIGMIFQDPLTSLNPLYRIGDQIVETIRTHMNLSETAARKRAIDLLAEVGIPAPDKRIDAYPHEFSGGMRQRVVIALAICAEPELIIADEPTTALDVSVQAQIISLIKRLGRDHGTAVMLVTHDMGVIAETSDRVAVMYSGRIAEIGPVQDVVQNPLHPYAKGLMGAIPTLAGEGKRLVQIPGSMPRLSAIPPGCSFNPRCAFAFDRCRVDRPEPLKHGSHAVACHLFDTAPHVAAKETAA; the protein is encoded by the coding sequence ATGACCGTTCCCGTCCTCTCCGTGCGTAACCTCGAGGTGGAATTCCTCACCCGCCGCAGCACGCTGCGCGCCATCAACGGCGTTTCTTTCGATATCGCCAAGGGCGAAGTGCTCGGCGTGGTCGGCGAATCCGGCGCCGGCAAATCGGTCACGGGACTAGCCGTGATCGGACTGATCGATCCCCCCGGCCGCATTTCGGGCGGCGAGATCTATCTCTCGGGAACGCGGATCGATCACCTGCCGCCGGAAGAAATCCGCCGTATCCGGGGCAAACGGATCGGGATGATTTTTCAGGATCCGCTGACGAGCCTCAATCCGCTCTACCGGATCGGCGACCAGATCGTCGAGACGATCCGGACCCACATGAATCTTTCTGAGACCGCAGCGCGCAAGCGCGCCATCGATCTCTTGGCCGAGGTCGGCATCCCCGCGCCGGACAAACGCATCGACGCCTATCCGCACGAATTCTCCGGCGGCATGCGCCAGCGCGTCGTGATTGCGCTGGCGATCTGCGCCGAGCCGGAACTGATCATCGCCGACGAGCCGACCACCGCGCTCGACGTTTCCGTGCAGGCGCAGATCATCTCGCTGATCAAACGGCTCGGGCGCGACCACGGCACGGCGGTGATGCTGGTCACCCACGACATGGGCGTGATCGCCGAGACCTCCGACCGGGTCGCGGTGATGTATTCGGGCCGGATCGCCGAAATTGGCCCGGTGCAGGACGTCGTGCAGAATCCGCTGCACCCCTACGCCAAGGGCCTGATGGGCGCGATCCCGACGCTGGCGGGCGAAGGCAAGCGGTTGGTGCAGATACCGGGCTCGATGCCACGGCTGTCGGCGATCCCGCCGGGCTGCTCGTTCAATCCACGCTGCGCCTTTGCATTCGACCGTTGCCGCGTCGATCGGCCGGAGCCGCTCAAGCACGGCTCGCACGCCGTAGCCTGCCATCTCTTCGATACCGCGCCCCACGTAGCGGCGAAGGAGACCGCGGCATGA
- a CDS encoding DUF6489 family protein — protein MKVNVEIDCTPLEARQFFGLPDVSPMQTAVMDKMQQQVMANIEKVSPESLIQTWFTFDPKIAERFQDMFVTMAGLGGMAKKDK, from the coding sequence ATGAAAGTTAACGTCGAAATCGATTGCACGCCGCTGGAGGCCAGGCAGTTCTTCGGATTGCCCGACGTCTCGCCGATGCAGACCGCCGTGATGGACAAGATGCAGCAGCAGGTGATGGCCAACATTGAAAAGGTTTCGCCGGAGTCGCTGATCCAGACTTGGTTCACGTTCGATCCCAAGATCGCCGAGCGATTCCAGGACATGTTCGTGACCATGGCAGGGCTCGGCGGCATGGCCAAGAAGGACAAATGA
- a CDS encoding ABC transporter substrate-binding protein, which yields MSVRQTLLAAVTASILAVAMAPASAQSLRYANQGDLKSLDPHTLNESTTHAHLGHVFEGLTTRDRDLKIIPALAEKWETPEPTRWRFHLRKGVKFHNGDPFTADDVVFSADRVRKKGSNLQTRIPSDAKVVKVDDYTVDFILTSPNPILNSQWDTWYIMSKKWAEANNSVDPTPAAATTPSFASLNANGTGPFTIESHQPGVKTVFKANPNWWRKPEHNLKEIIFTPIGSDATRVAALLSGEVDVIEPVPIQDITRVDSSPNAQVLKGPELRTIFLGMDQVRDELLYSNVKGKNPFKDVKVREAFFKAVDIELIKTRVMRGLSTPSALMIAPQLFKLSGDFTRPKFDPDGAKKLLAEAGYPDGFEVTMDCPNDRYVNDAGICQAVVGMLARIGVKVTLLAQPKAQYFAKVLKPGGYQTSFYLLGWTPGTLDSHNVLFDIMGCRDDPKSARGEANLGGYCNKNLDALTDKVLQESDMTKRDLLIKQAYEIAQKDFAYIPLHQQALAWGVSKKVKLSQRADNQVLLYWATKQD from the coding sequence ATGTCGGTACGTCAGACTTTGCTTGCAGCGGTCACGGCTTCCATCCTTGCCGTGGCGATGGCGCCGGCATCGGCCCAGAGCCTGCGCTATGCCAATCAGGGCGACCTCAAGTCGCTCGACCCGCACACGCTGAACGAGAGCACCACCCACGCCCATCTCGGTCATGTCTTCGAAGGCCTTACTACCCGCGATAGGGATCTGAAGATCATCCCCGCTCTGGCGGAGAAATGGGAAACGCCGGAGCCAACCCGCTGGCGGTTCCATCTGCGCAAGGGCGTGAAATTCCACAACGGCGATCCGTTCACCGCCGACGATGTCGTTTTCTCGGCGGATCGTGTCCGCAAGAAGGGCTCGAACCTGCAGACACGCATTCCCTCCGATGCCAAGGTCGTCAAGGTCGATGACTACACGGTGGACTTCATCCTGACCTCGCCCAATCCCATTCTCAATTCGCAATGGGATACTTGGTACATCATGAGCAAGAAATGGGCCGAGGCGAACAATTCCGTCGACCCGACACCCGCGGCGGCAACCACACCGAGCTTCGCCTCACTCAACGCCAACGGCACCGGCCCCTTCACGATCGAAAGCCATCAGCCCGGCGTCAAGACCGTGTTCAAGGCCAATCCGAACTGGTGGCGCAAGCCCGAACATAATCTCAAGGAAATCATCTTCACGCCGATCGGCTCCGACGCCACCCGCGTGGCCGCACTGCTCTCGGGCGAAGTCGACGTCATCGAGCCGGTTCCGATCCAGGATATCACGCGCGTCGATTCCAGCCCGAACGCCCAGGTGCTGAAGGGACCGGAACTCCGCACCATCTTCCTTGGCATGGATCAGGTCCGCGACGAATTGCTCTACTCCAACGTCAAGGGCAAGAACCCGTTCAAGGACGTCAAGGTGCGCGAGGCCTTCTTCAAGGCTGTCGATATCGAGTTGATCAAGACCCGCGTCATGCGCGGCCTGTCGACGCCCTCGGCGCTGATGATCGCACCGCAACTGTTCAAACTGTCCGGCGACTTCACGCGGCCGAAATTCGATCCCGACGGCGCCAAGAAGCTTCTGGCCGAAGCCGGCTATCCCGATGGATTCGAAGTCACGATGGATTGCCCGAACGACCGCTATGTCAACGACGCCGGGATCTGTCAGGCGGTCGTCGGCATGCTGGCCCGCATCGGCGTCAAGGTGACGCTGCTGGCGCAGCCCAAGGCGCAGTATTTCGCCAAGGTGTTGAAGCCCGGCGGCTACCAGACCTCGTTCTATCTGCTCGGCTGGACACCCGGCACGCTCGACTCCCATAACGTCCTGTTCGACATCATGGGTTGCCGCGACGACCCGAAATCGGCGCGCGGCGAAGCCAATCTCGGCGGCTACTGCAACAAGAACCTCGACGCCCTCACCGACAAGGTGCTGCAGGAATCCGACATGACCAAGCGCGATCTCCTGATCAAGCAAGCGTACGAGATCGCTCAGAAGGATTTCGCATACATCCCGCTGCATCAGCAGGCGCTGGCATGGGGTGTGTCAAAGAAAGTGAAACTGAGCCAGCGCGCCGACAATCAGGTCCTGCTCTACTGGGCGACCAAACAGGACTAG
- a CDS encoding NAD(P)/FAD-dependent oxidoreductase, protein MTELKADVLVLGAGMVGVSAALHLQKRGRNVVLIDRHETAGEETSYGNGGLIECASVFPYMFPRDVGQILRYAFLRAPQVRYHFRDLPVILPWLTRYFLASSPERALHSAMAELPLIQRSLIEHEALIAEANVPELLRRTGWIKLFRSEATLASAVKDLERAKQHGVAGEVLDEAAISAREPHLTGDFAGAIHFPAPGFVPDPGGLAKAYAALFGRKGGRYLVGDARTLEQSSGRWQVATLEGTITARDVVVAMGPWSDQILAPLGYSIPLQVKRGYHLHLKPRGNAVLNHPVLDTDLGYLLAPMNRGIRLTTGAEFAHRDAPPTPIQVEQALPRAHRLFPLGDPVDTKPWMGARPCLPDMLPVIGKAPRHGGLWFDFGHQHHGLTLGPATARLLAEMMTGETPFADVRPFAIERFG, encoded by the coding sequence ATGACGGAACTGAAGGCCGACGTTCTCGTCCTGGGTGCGGGCATGGTCGGCGTCAGTGCGGCTTTGCACCTGCAGAAGCGCGGCCGGAACGTGGTTCTGATCGACCGCCATGAGACAGCCGGCGAGGAAACCAGTTACGGCAATGGTGGGCTGATCGAATGCGCTTCGGTCTTTCCCTACATGTTTCCGCGGGACGTGGGCCAGATCCTGCGCTACGCGTTTCTTCGCGCGCCGCAGGTGCGTTACCATTTCAGGGATTTGCCGGTCATCCTGCCGTGGCTGACCCGGTATTTCCTCGCCTCGTCGCCGGAGCGTGCACTGCACAGTGCAATGGCCGAATTGCCGCTGATCCAGCGCAGCCTGATCGAGCATGAGGCACTGATTGCGGAAGCCAATGTACCCGAGCTGTTGCGGCGGACCGGTTGGATCAAGCTGTTTCGCTCCGAGGCGACGCTTGCGAGCGCGGTGAAGGATCTCGAGCGCGCCAAGCAGCATGGCGTGGCAGGAGAAGTGCTGGATGAGGCCGCGATATCAGCGCGGGAGCCGCATCTGACCGGCGATTTCGCGGGCGCAATCCATTTTCCCGCGCCGGGATTCGTGCCCGATCCCGGTGGGCTGGCCAAGGCCTATGCGGCGCTGTTCGGCCGCAAGGGCGGGCGCTATCTGGTCGGCGATGCCCGAACGCTCGAACAGTCGAGCGGACGCTGGCAGGTGGCGACGCTGGAAGGCACGATTACGGCGCGCGACGTGGTGGTGGCGATGGGCCCCTGGTCGGACCAGATCCTCGCTCCGCTCGGTTATTCGATCCCGCTTCAGGTCAAGCGTGGTTACCATTTGCACCTCAAGCCGCGCGGCAATGCGGTCTTGAATCATCCCGTGCTGGACACTGACCTCGGTTATCTCCTGGCGCCGATGAACCGCGGCATTCGGCTCACGACCGGCGCCGAGTTTGCCCACCGCGATGCACCACCAACGCCGATCCAAGTCGAGCAGGCCCTGCCGCGGGCGCACAGACTGTTCCCGCTCGGCGATCCGGTCGACACCAAACCCTGGATGGGTGCGCGGCCCTGCCTGCCGGATATGCTGCCGGTGATCGGCAAGGCGCCCCGCCATGGCGGGCTATGGTTCGATTTCGGCCACCAGCACCATGGCCTGACGCTCGGACCCGCGACCGCCCGCCTGCTGGCCGAAATGATGACCGGCGAGACCCCGTTTGCCGATGTCAGACCGTTCGCCATCGAACGCTTTGGTTGA
- a CDS encoding ABC transporter permease translates to MLAFTLRRAIQAIGVMIAVGVIAFSMFRFAGDPVNQIVSLDTPAAEREAVRKSLGLDDPVPVQFARYFANAAQFKFGVSYQFRQPVSNLLMERMPATLELAACATVLAMVFGILMGVYSALRRDTILTKFFQAVSLIGISLPTFLIGILLIYLFSVTLGWLPSFGRGDVVRIGWWTTGLLTLSGLKALIMPSITLGLFQMTLIMRLVRAEMLEVLRTDYIRFARARGLTTRAIHFGHALKNTLVPVITVAGLQFGSVIAFAIITETVFQWPGMGLLFVQAVQNVDIPIMAAYLLMVSLIFVTINLVVDILYTVVDPRLRSTIRRPA, encoded by the coding sequence ATGCTCGCTTTCACTCTTCGCCGCGCTATCCAGGCCATCGGCGTCATGATCGCAGTCGGCGTGATCGCGTTCTCGATGTTCCGTTTCGCCGGCGATCCCGTCAACCAGATCGTCTCATTGGACACGCCAGCCGCCGAACGCGAGGCGGTCCGCAAGTCGCTCGGCCTCGACGATCCCGTGCCGGTGCAGTTCGCACGCTATTTCGCCAATGCCGCGCAATTCAAGTTCGGGGTCTCCTATCAGTTCCGTCAGCCGGTTTCGAACCTGTTGATGGAACGAATGCCGGCGACGCTGGAGCTTGCCGCCTGCGCCACAGTTCTCGCCATGGTGTTCGGCATCCTGATGGGGGTCTATTCGGCGCTGCGGCGCGATACGATTCTAACAAAATTCTTCCAGGCGGTGTCGCTGATCGGAATCTCGCTGCCGACCTTCCTGATCGGCATTCTCCTGATCTATCTGTTCTCGGTGACGCTAGGCTGGCTGCCTTCATTCGGCCGCGGCGACGTGGTGCGGATCGGATGGTGGACCACCGGACTGCTTACTCTTTCCGGCCTGAAGGCGCTGATCATGCCCTCGATCACGCTTGGTCTGTTCCAGATGACCCTGATCATGCGACTGGTGCGCGCTGAAATGCTCGAAGTGCTCCGTACCGACTACATCCGCTTCGCTCGCGCCCGCGGCCTCACCACGCGCGCGATCCACTTCGGCCACGCGCTGAAGAACACGCTGGTTCCCGTTATCACCGTCGCCGGGCTGCAGTTTGGCTCGGTTATTGCATTTGCCATCATCACCGAAACCGTCTTCCAGTGGCCAGGTATGGGATTGTTGTTCGTGCAGGCCGTGCAAAATGTCGATATTCCAATCATGGCCGCCTACCTGCTGATGGTGTCGCTGATTTTCGTTACCATCAACTTGGTGGTCGATATCCTCTACACCGTCGTCGATCCGCGCCTGCGCTCGACCATCCGCCGTCCGGCATAA
- a CDS encoding ABC transporter permease — MSDAVVPHRIESSPQRARSNASWLKRVLDSDIFYSFRRSRMTMVAAAVTVLFFLLAIFASQLAVQNPFDPAQLQLMNSRISPLWTAEGQSPFLLGTDEQGRDVFSAILYGLRISLVVGVLGVIFAGTLGITLGLIAGYVGGAVDGLIMRIADVQLTFPAILIALLVNGVAKSVFGNRLDAMSTLAVLVVAIGLSFWVQYARTVRGSVMVEKNKDYVAAAQLIGLPAPKIMLRHVLPNTMGPILVIATINLALAIITEATLSFLGAGMPDTMPSLGTLIRIGNNYLFAGEWWIVAFPGIALAGLILSINLLGDWLRDALNPKLR, encoded by the coding sequence ATGTCTGACGCCGTAGTACCACACCGAATAGAGTCGAGCCCGCAGCGGGCGCGCTCGAACGCGAGCTGGCTGAAGCGCGTGCTCGACAGCGATATCTTTTACTCGTTCCGCCGCTCCCGAATGACGATGGTGGCGGCGGCGGTAACGGTCCTGTTCTTCTTGCTGGCGATCTTCGCATCGCAACTCGCCGTGCAAAACCCGTTCGACCCGGCGCAACTGCAATTGATGAATTCGCGGATCTCGCCGCTGTGGACCGCCGAGGGTCAAAGTCCGTTCCTGCTCGGCACCGATGAACAGGGCCGCGACGTGTTTTCTGCCATCCTCTATGGCTTGCGGATTTCGCTCGTCGTTGGCGTGCTCGGCGTTATCTTCGCCGGCACGCTCGGCATTACGCTTGGCCTCATTGCAGGCTATGTCGGTGGCGCGGTCGACGGGCTGATCATGCGCATCGCCGACGTGCAGCTCACCTTCCCGGCGATCCTGATCGCGCTATTGGTCAACGGCGTCGCCAAATCCGTGTTCGGCAACCGGCTGGATGCCATGAGCACGCTGGCAGTGCTGGTGGTTGCGATCGGTCTCAGTTTCTGGGTGCAATACGCCCGCACCGTGCGTGGCTCGGTGATGGTCGAGAAGAACAAGGACTATGTCGCGGCCGCGCAACTGATCGGCCTGCCTGCGCCCAAGATCATGCTGCGGCACGTGCTACCCAACACCATGGGCCCGATTCTCGTGATCGCGACCATCAACCTTGCGCTCGCCATCATCACCGAGGCGACCCTCTCGTTCCTGGGCGCCGGCATGCCCGATACCATGCCCTCGCTCGGCACCCTGATCCGGATCGGCAACAACTACCTGTTCGCCGGCGAATGGTGGATCGTCGCCTTCCCCGGCATCGCGCTGGCGGGACTTATCCTCTCGATCAACCTGCTCGGCGACTGGCTGCGCGACGCGCTCAATCCAAAACTCCGATGA
- a CDS encoding lipase family alpha/beta hydrolase — protein MRVAIAEGGAATDEQRLRPPSLFLMLAETRALFELNSSLLLSPLLLRAPRGDGHPVLALPGFLASDLSMAPMRRYLKELGYDTYAWDLGRNFGGVASKRGALQGLLRRIYEATGRKVSLIGWSLGGVYARDLALQMPDMVRSVITLGSPFANDIRATNATRLYEALSGETVDDYPEIRLAIAGDLPVPATSIYSRTDGIVNWHTCLLRPSATAENIEVHLASHIGLGVNPAALWAVADRLAQAEGEFKHFDRSGPFAIAYGPPENAQS, from the coding sequence ATGAGAGTGGCCATCGCGGAAGGCGGCGCAGCAACGGACGAGCAGCGGCTTCGGCCGCCAAGCCTGTTTCTGATGCTGGCCGAGACGCGGGCGCTGTTCGAGCTGAATTCGAGTCTCTTGCTGTCGCCGCTATTGTTGCGCGCGCCGAGGGGCGACGGGCATCCGGTGCTTGCGCTGCCGGGCTTTCTCGCCAGCGACCTGTCGATGGCGCCGATGCGGCGCTATTTGAAAGAACTCGGCTACGACACCTATGCCTGGGACCTGGGCCGCAATTTCGGCGGCGTCGCTTCCAAGCGCGGGGCACTGCAAGGTCTCCTGAGGCGCATCTATGAAGCCACCGGCCGAAAGGTCAGCCTGATCGGCTGGAGCCTCGGCGGAGTCTATGCGCGCGATCTCGCACTGCAGATGCCGGACATGGTGCGCTCGGTGATCACGCTCGGCAGCCCGTTTGCCAACGACATCCGGGCGACCAACGCCACGCGGCTCTATGAGGCGCTGTCGGGGGAAACCGTGGATGACTATCCGGAAATTCGCTTGGCTATTGCCGGTGACTTGCCGGTGCCGGCGACCTCGATCTATTCCCGCACCGACGGCATTGTGAATTGGCACACCTGCCTGTTGCGTCCCTCCGCAACCGCCGAAAACATCGAGGTCCACCTTGCCAGCCATATCGGGCTCGGCGTGAATCCCGCAGCATTGTGGGCAGTAGCCGACCGCCTGGCGCAAGCGGAGGGCGAATTTAAGCATTTTGACCGATCAGGACCATTTGCCATTGCCTATGGGCCCCCCGAAAATGCACAATCCTGA